The DNA segment cgatacttacttattacttgatagcgactgtgtacacttgcacaaacccgagcgttacactagtaatggttgtttttgatatacttgtaatttcatactatggtagctacatacaTGTTAAATTGTTGTTCAAATTATGCCTAACATATGGAATATACAAAGGTAAGCTTATAAGCATGTATGCATATAATGATATGCCATATTAAATGATAgaatttgcttaatttgaatacttgaaatggttggtatttggatgttaaTTTTAGTGCAGCCtattggtatgattttgggtgagaaataaatctagaaatggctttatttcatccacacgggcgtgtgtctagtaTATAGGCGTATGGTTAGGTTGTGTGTCCCATACATCTTTAAttcgagaaacagaatgcttagagttgagcacacaagcgtgtgtctcagctgtgtgtgctacacgacctagaatacgggcgtgtgtcttggccgtgtgaaacttgcacctaaatttaaaaaataaaattaatcacaTAGCctactcacatgggcgtgtggctggccgtgtggcataagtcaaagagttacacgagtacGAACATGGCCTGTAGCGCGGGCGTGTcctttggaccacacgggcgtatgagcccaataacttgaattttttttttttgtaatttcgcgaaaaattcttagagtttccgattaagtcccaacttgattctaatgcttgtattgggcctcgagggtccatttaagggacgatatgaataaTCTCAGTTAATGGATAGAAATTTATGTGAATTACctaaaaatgttttgaaagtttcggtaataccccgtaaccctattctggcgatggatacgggttaaggagTGTTACAATATACATATTTCTTTTGTGATAGTATCAGTTAGATTTGATGTTACAGGAAATTATATTGAAAAATTGGGTTctatatgaattaaaatggatTGATAAAATCTGCTAAAATTAGTGGTGTTTTCCCAAAAATACCGCTAAaaaacatgacctttagtggctTTTTGGTAAAAGCGTCGCTCAAGTCATGTTCTTTAATAGCGTTTTTGGGAGAAGCaccactaaaggtcatgttctatagtgGTGTTTTCACACATAAATGCCGTAAAATTTAGTGGCATTATCTGTAGTGACGTTTTTTACAACGCTTATAAAAATGCCGCAAATTATTTTAGTGGCGCTTATAAGCGCCGCTATAAGGAAAAAAAAcggccgctaaaaacctgttttgctataGTGACACTAATTATTATTAcagttatttgattaaaaatatacattctAGAAAGGAATCTTAAATGACATGTATTAAAAAAAGGTTTATTGGTATAATAAGTGCTCGAATTTTTTGCAGTCAACTAAATCTTTAAACTAACAAAATTGACCAAATAGACCATTTGATTAATGTTGACCATTAATATTAAACGATGGAGCTGATGTGACCGTTAATGGTGTTGGCTCAGTCAACTAATACGTGGCGTTGCTACACCAACATGCCTAAAAAAATCCTTTTCGTTACAAATAAATGTGGATGCCCATATTCTAACCCCCCTCATTTATAAGGTAAAATCTCCCATTCATTATGCaagttgtttaatttgttaaCGAAGCACTTATTTATTGTATTGAATTCAATGtcaatttacttaaaaaatagaaCTCTTTTGTAAATGAAAAGAAGATACGAGAAAATTCTCTatttactttgaatttttttatttgattattttataacacttttttttctttctttcctttttttcctaCCCTTTTTCTGTTATTTCTTTATTCTCATTTTcattctttctctttctcttcctttctttttttcctccCATAAACCTTAGGCATTGCCATCGAGGTTCTCCACCTCCAATCACCTCTACTCTTGGGTCCCAATTGTCACTCACCCTTCCCCGCCACTCACTATGCACCACTAAACCCCTCATTGCAAAAGAAATAgctaatatgaaaatttaaaattttttgcttCTTTAATTTTCAACTTGTTCTCGTGATTTAGAAAATAGATAAACAAAACAACATCAGtaactaaaatttcataacttCATATCATTATCGATTCTTCCTTTGGAAAGGGAATAGAACTTAAGTATTCAAATATCTAATTCCCTTACCTTTTAAATTAGGAATAGAAAAGGAGTACagataaaagaataaatataaattttaaagtgaCTTTGAAGTTTAGCTAGCATTTATTTTCAGAAGATACTTTAACTTTTGGCGACGATGCAGACGCTGATGACAAGGAAGATGAAAGTGAAGATCGTAAGAGTGAGAGGAAATAGAAGGGAGAGAAGCTAAGATTAAAATGAAAGAAAGGAAAGTCAAACAAAAGGCAAAATGAAGAAGATCAACGTAGTTTTGCTACTTTGCTTCCTTGCCACTCTTCGGTTACTTCCTTGCTGCATTTGGTTTAAGGTTGAGAAATTGGAAAAGGGGAGAAGAAGgaaacaaggaagaaaaaaatgcaaaatgaaaaaaaaaagaattttaattttagaaagaaaataaaaaggaaaaagaatatttttttttatttgtttgctaACGTGACACTGCCACATCAGCAGCAGTTGATCAAGTCAGTATTATTAATGGTCAAGTACAAATGGTCAATATTAATCAAAGAACCTATTTGATCAAGGGCTCAATTGGGtgcaaaaagttcaaaaaaacttaattaaattagggttgaTGGTACCATTAAGACAAAAGGAAATAAAACAacaataaatgaataaacaataATTGTGAAAGTCAATAAATAGAAAGGATGAGAATTATTATGGAGCaataaattgaaagaaagaaggaaaaaattaaagtaaaatcgataaaaaaattaaaagagcaGTAGAGTAGGAAAGAAACAACaacaaatacaatttttttaatgttactaGCTAATTAATCCTTCTatactttttcttaattttatttactgAATTAATGTTACTAGCTAAgtaatcataaatatttttgagtTTTGCGTGATTAAGTACATAGGTTATAAGTAATCATAAATATTTCATGAGAATTCATTACCTTTTCAAAGCACCTACCATTCTCCATTCTGTCGCTTGATTTTAGTTTGAGGCTAAATTGAAAATTAGCAATGGTTTGTGCTATGAATCAAAGAAACATTGAAGCAAAATATGTGATAATCAGCAAACTTGGACTAGTTGATCATGGACgagataataatatataatgtgtatatatatacacgatACTTCAAATTTTCTCATTACTAAATCTTCAATATGTGACAATGACTCTAAATCGTGAACAATATGTTACTGTTTATTAACGGGGAAAATGTCAATTTGCAGACAAGGGGAAGCCAATTCCATGTCGTGTTGTAGGAAAAACAACGAACAACATACTGCAGCAAACGCCGATCCCCACCGGTAGTGCCGTGAGGATCTCCTGAACTCGAGCAGACGGTGTTGGGTAAAAGCAAGTCACCACATTCTGATCAAATAATGCCACTGCTGCAAACACTAGCATCGACATAAAAGCATGCATGAAATCTATGGACCGGAGTCTGTATTTTGCGGCGAATTCAGGCGGAACACTGACAGAACCATCGATGACCCACAATCCATTCAATGTAGCAAACCCATAACAGACATTCCCATCCTTGTCTCTGAAACTGTCTGTGAAGCTCGACAATAAACATGACAATCCACAAAGCAGTAGGAGGGTAGCCTTCATTGACCGACAGGTTGAGTCACAGTTGCCTTGGTTGGTGAAAATGGGGGAGAGAAGTTGGAAAGCAAGGACGGTACCGGTGGGCAAGAGGTTAGCCAAATGCGCAGTGCTTTGACACGTTTGACTGATTGCAGTCTGAATAAGGGTTTTGTTTTCAGTTTGGGATAGTGGAGACAAATGTTGTAGGAGTGGTTGCTTTTCTTCACCATGTTCGCGGTgggattcttcttcttcttctaccttAATCTCCATAACTGAAGTTCTCCCAACTAGATGTCTTTAGTATTATAATGAATGAGCTGACTTTATTTAGAGGCAATTGTAATTATAAGATGGAAATAGAGATGAGTGGAGGTAAAGGGAAGGAAGAGACTCAAGTGATGCCTTGAAAGGAAAAGAAATCAAGAATGGGACTTTTGGTTCCCATGTCGATTAGTTCAAAATTTTAGTTAGTACTATGATGAATGAGCTGATTCtggcttgttttttttttttttcttcataccATACAATAAACTCACCACATATAAcagtttgatttgatttgatttttccttttataaactaaaatttcaacttCACGATatataaatttaccatttaaacTACTACATAGGCAGGACTTACGAATCGATTACAagattacaaaattttaaagatatgatGAATATCCTTAACAAATAAACTAAATGTTGAAACTgattaatattttctattttataataaATGTTGCATAATTAATGTCATATacataacattataatatattttaagttatacttttttaaaatttataaaagagtACTTTTGAATTATTAGTGAAATGGTAAATAATATTGTTAGACCCAAGTTAATTGATTGGaccaattgaataaaaaattgatttataatCAAAAATTAAAGATAGGAATAAAAactattattcaaaaattttgaaatttttattatgttctttttatctttgattttttataaatatatttttctcatttttaattattttatgttttttatttttaatatgattgAATTAGTCAATTTAATTGATTGAACCAGTTGAATCTAGAATAAGAGGTCTAACTAGTTTGGTCTCAAGTTAGATTCTTACAACAAGATGATAAAAGACTTGTATTCAAATTTTCACTTAACGTTAGTCTCAAGTTTGATCCTTGAATAACCCATATCccttataagaaaaataataaaaaataaaattgttataatgtataatattataataataaataggcATATTAATTTTTTGatcatccaattttttttaaaaattattttagttatctatttaattttttaattattttaatctttgaacttatacttttttgtcaaattacttcaaaatggatgtaaaaattaaatatttattatttttgttgacATGATATACACGTGGATTGTTACATGGATGAcatgttaatatttaattactttttaaaaatttttaaaaaattttacaaatatttctatactttttaaataattttaatgttttttaatttttaaaaaaatattttattgtttttcaaaattattaaaaaaataattaaatgctaAAATGTCATCCATGTGTATGTGTCAccacatcaacaaaattaaaaacgttaaatttttttatcgaatttgggatgatttaaaaaaaacacaaattaaaaaattaaaaaaattaaaaaaattaaaaaaataaataaaatgctaaaaatatttttttaaataggaggaggaaaataaatcaTTGTAGACATAAATATTGTAACTCACGAGACGTAGTAAGGAAAATAGAGATATTACTTTTTGCGGTTGAAAATGAGGAGAGAGAATTGGTGGGTTTGAATTAATCAGTTTTAACGACTAAAGTTACGAGGCAACGAGAAGTGCGTGGTGCTGACGACAAATCGGCATATCTCAAGCTCGCTTAAATCGTCTATTTGCAAAAAAAGGGGGGAATGAAATAACAGCGGAATTGCTTGCACGTTATAACTTGAGATGAATGACTTTATGATGTGTTTTCTGGCTTAGTGCAAGTCTACGTTAAAACTCAAATATTTCAGCATTATTTGggataaaatattgaatttatcTAACTAACAAATTTTGGTGGGATTCATGTTGATGGAGTTTCGCAAGGGCCCTTTAAATAAGGGAATATCTTGTTCGTTCATTATTTATATAAAGACAGGCAGTTTAGAATAACCACCCTTCCcctccccccccaaaaaaaaaaatttctagaatttagCTCTTGATTCCTAGGACTCCTATAACATTAGCAAAGCTCACAATGAAGCCCGTAGAGATGGTATAATATTGGTATAATATTACCATTATCAATGTTTTATATTAAGCCGCCATGGAAACAAAACCTTTGCTCAAAAGtggaaaggaaaatgaaaaaatgaaaaattcaaggctaatttatttttctataagTGTGTTTggtaagaaagatggaaaatttgtaacaaataataataatttactacTTAGAAGATTTAAAAAATGAgaggaaaaatatgaaatttttaaaaatatataattttgaactaatatacattctttctttttttttcgatcTTCTCTCTTCTTATTATTCTATTTGGATAGATAGGTTTTTATGcattagaaaagaaaatgattatctattctatttctttccTCTTACTTTTCTTTCTCATCAAACatgcttttaatttattttctttccacttttcaACTTAGCCAAGCACATTCTAAGTTCTGATATCAAGCAGTTTTGGGTACAAAGTTTAACCTAACaatctttattttttagatttttttttcatatttttctttgaaaatatcATTATTCATATCTTAATTAGCTTAAACTTGATAAGATATTTAAAAAGTAATTAGTCTGTAGATATGATAAATTAGCTTTGCTTAACATTcaacaataaataaaatgaaaataggcaatgcaaaaataaaagaaaaaaaatcgacACAACTAATATTTTTTAACGCAATTCAGACACAATGACCCTACGTTTGCGGAGCCTCATctaacaatttattttattaaaaattcttttAGATCACCTATTAGCTTAAGCCTAATCTGTCCTTACACAAAGAagtaatttgtaacaccccgaacccgagaccgtcgccggagtcgaacacgaggtgttaacagacttcaaaccacttattaaaaatttcccagacaagctgccaatctgcgtactagtcactttaaaaatcatatcttgagttctgaaactcgaaatccagttctgtaaattttccccagaactagactcatatatctatatggtagaatttttgtagaatttttggttgggcaaattggtacagtttattagttaaagtcgtccctgttcctgggttcgactactctgacctttgtgcattacgacttagatatctccctttacagagcttcaatacttatgccgtttgtttctaatgagactagactcaaaagggaatctatacatataaggcatgacttctaattatgtctgattaatttatggtgaatttctaaagtcgggacaggggatccagaaatcgctctagccctgtttcacaagagtttaattatctcctaacatacagctcatatggtcgtttcgtttcttccatatgaaaatagactcatcgagcttcgattacataatttattcattatttaatttcattcctactatttttagtgatttttcaatctcacatcactgctgctgccagcatctgttactaaagcaactatgcctatttcgtgatttctcctcgatctaactaataattcatcatacatatcacaaattatgatcatgactagccatgccaaaggctgatcattgtcaaacatctccctactacactattgccatatcatgaattttaacaccaaaaataatcaaccatgacatatggcataaaaatcgaataggcctcaactattattcaaccaaaaccgaattggcccaatatcagtcatgaccacattataaaacccatttactaagatttataactaaatatcataggacccaaagtccaaattaacatttatgtcattttcgcatggctgaaaatttacataccaaagttcaaacacaacataatagcctatacatgccgaaatgttctcctaggccaactaagaagaagataccccCAAAAAGTTGcaatctggtgtgatgactttgacCACGGTCacgagcacacaaaatggatcaagaacctaaataagcaacaaataagcacaccaaatgagtacataactcagtaagtcataggcgtcacataatcatccattaataaattatcacatgagaaaacaaaggaaaaggagttaattctctccacccataccgaactatgctatagttccttagacctttcggttcAATATCATACCAAGTACTACATCAAcatttcatatgctactcaacacgatatttgaggcattttccatggatgatttcattctcgttacattcatgcaactaaatgacattccctctattccacgatgaatcttatgtacgtgacttcaagtataattatcacataggttcaagacttaccaagcaaaattccaaatataaacataacgtctattagccacaaactcaagacacttactcgttccgctgtccgtgatcaactcaataaggtcgcacccttagtgtcaatagtgattcaaaaacatatagtaagtccgcacacttagtgttatataatcgaactcgcacacttagtgctatacaacttgaacccacacacttagtgctatacaatttgaacccgcacacttagtgccaatttcatgatcataaatgtttacacccgcacacttagtgccgaaatcaacaactcaatacatctcacctcctttctttttcattcaatactttcatcaccccatgcatacatgtatatatatatatttatcattccattcagcataattacatagacgttatgaccatttaaatcaatacaaaatatatgcttaatgacttaccttgtgttgggtaagacggttccaactcagctactcgatgatcttttctttgcctttccttgattctcctcctttaactccttaagcttaatcaataaatcaactagtttaaccatcttcctaaacattcataattcaattacacatgcatatgtatgtttgtatattcggcaaccatcctcactaattacccatttagtcgattatacacataattaaaggtaacatcacgaatgggcatacttatgtatatatatatgtatatatacttccgaatgggcaccacaattagatttaacaccaccttcatactcaattagatggccgaatgtatgtatatatgtacaatgtcaactataacatcatttaaacacctaatttcatctcatgaacacttgatcgaattttcctaatctagcatattttcacatctatttgtaacatcatgcaaatccacatataactacatttcttaagttccacatcttaatgcccattatagccactcccatagtctaaatctaacaatcggcaacacccacctttccactatgttagccgaatactcattctcttcttagtcctaaattcggcacctccaacaaaatagcttaacaatttcaactttcatgctaacataacaagcaacttaacacatccatataactagcatgctaatagcatcaaggtatcaactaaaatttttaagctccttagccgaatcctaactccccaacaaccccaaatccaaccatgagatagatagaatttagactcatcacccaaaggttgtatatacttccaaaaataaccttgaacataccttaatctagaggaccaccttggccgaatcttccttcttcctcttcctctagttacggcaattgcaaaagaaagaaaacatgaacactcatTCTTCCCTcctcattttgttcatcttttcctttttaattcctttcttttatttattttaattgttaactaataaataattgcattgaaattcaacctaagggatgggcatcatggcatggccggccactacttgggtttttttggcaatttgacatgcaaacccaagatccctcactttgttattatttggtccttacacattcccctatcatattttcttaatttctcaactaagtcaatcacacgaaattcacattcataagtctaaattaaatcatcaaattttcacacatgcactaatacacatagaggacatgcaactaaattttaaataaattcttgggactcggtcttatggccccgaaactacattccaactagggtctaattgagactgtcacaactctcccccacataagaaattttcgtccccgaaaatcttaccagtgagcaatttaggatatcgatccttcatagagtcctcaagttcccaagtggcttcttcgactccgtgtttatgccacagtaccttcactaatgagattttcctgtttcgtagttcttttacttcacgtgctaaaatacgaactggttcttcttcgtaactcaaattagattgaatctcgatctccgatggagtAATTACGTGCGATGAAttggacctatatcgtcgaagcatcgagacatgaaaaacattgtgaatcttttcgagctcagggggcaaaattaatcggtatgcaactggtccaactcgttcggatacttcatacggaccgatgaacctcggactcaatttgcccttacgaccaaatctaagcaccttcttccagggtgaaactttgagaaatactttgtctccaacctgatattcaatgtcttttctttccaaatccgcatacgacttttaacgatccgaagcggctttcaaactttcgcgaattaatcggactttctgctcggcatccttaatcaaatcaaccccaaggatcttactttcactaagttcagtccaaaataattgggtacggcatttacgaccgtataaagcctcgtaaggtgccatcttaatgcttgactgaaaactattgttgtaagcgaattcgatcaaaggcagatatctttcccatgaaccacaaaactctaaaacacaacatctcaacatatcctcgagtatctgaattatccgctcagattggccatcggtctgaggatggaatgcggtgctaaagtgcattttggtacccaatgcttcttgtaatttcttccaaaatcgcgaggtaaatcttgggtctctatccgacacgatggaaataggtaccccatgcaaccgaactatttgggagacatataattctgccaatttatcgagagaaaaatccgtacggacagggataaaatgagcagacttggtcaatctatcaacaatgacccagaccgagtctttcttactctgagtcaaaggcaacccagatataaagtccattgtcactcgatcccatttccattcgggtatcatgattggctgaagtaatccagatggcacttgatgtttcgcttttacttgttgacatatcaaacaccttgacacaaattcagaaatgtctcgtttcataccgggccaccaaaattggtgttacaggtcattgtacattttagtactacccgggtggactgacattcgactactatgagcctcgttcaaaatcatcgaaataagttctgaatttcttggaacacataatcgacctctgaacgtcaagcaatcattgtcgtcaatccggaactccgattccttattcgaagcacattcagctcgtttagtgaccaattcagcatcgactttctgggattcaagtatttgacgaatcaataatggtttggcctctaattcagctactagcaccccatcgggtgagacggataagtgagcattcaccgctctcaaagcaaacagtgctttccgacttaaagcatcggcaaccacgttagcctttcccgggtgataatcaataacaagttcgtagtccttcaacaactcaagccaacgtctttgtcgtagatttagatctctttgagtcatcagatattttagactcttgtggtccgaataaatatgacacctttctccaaacaagtaatgtcgccatattttcaaggcgaacactatggctgctaattcaagatcgtgggtcggatagtttctctcatgcggctttaattgtctcgacgcgtaagcgacaactcgaccttcttgcatcaacacacaacctagcccaagtaaggatgcatcactataaatgacaaactctttgccggactccggttgtactagcactggagcttcggttaaacaggtctttagtcgatcgaaactcttccgacagttttctgtccattcaaactcaacatctttttggagtagtttcgccaacagtgcagctatcatcgagaaaccccttacaaaccgtcggtagtatccggcaagtcccaaaaagctcctaacttcagtaatattcctcggaggtttccaatcgagtatggccgaaattttgttcggatccactctaacacccgatgcggacaccacgtgccccaaaaagctaacctttctcaaccaaaattcacatttactgaattttgcgtataactgcttgtctcgcaaaatctgtaatactaacctcaaatgctcggcgtgttcggcttcaccttgtgaataaactaaaatatcaccaataaacacaaccacaaatcgatccaagtatggcctgaatactcgattcattaaatccataaataccgcaggggcattagtgagcccaaacggcatcactaagaattcgtagtgaccgtacctcgttctaaaagcggttttgggtatgtccgagtctcgaaccctcaactgataataaccagatctcaaatctatcttggaaaatactgaggctccctttaattgatcaaacaaatcatcaatacgtggcaacgggtatttattctttatggtcactttattcaactgacgatagtcgatgcacaatctcatggttccatccttctttttcacaaacaatacgggtgcgccccatggagaaaaactcggtcgagcgaaacctctatccatcaattcttgcaattgaactttcaattcctttaattccgttaatgccatacgatacggggctattgagattggcgtggtaccaggtacaatctcgatgccgaattccacctctcgaaccggtggcaaccccggtaactcctcaggaaaaacatctgaatactcacaaaccactggtactgattcaagtttcctttccgtctctttgctatcaaatacatacgcaaggtatgtttcacaaccctttttcacatatctctgagcggtcattgaagatattatcgctggcacccccttcaaatcggtagactcaactcggactacctcatcatttgcactcctcaaatcgatggtttttcttttgtagttcaccactgcatcatgtacggtcaaccaatccataccaagaataatatcaaattcgtcaaatggtaaaagcatcaaatcggccagaaaacaggattctcggattattagagggcatctcttacacactttatcaacaagtacgtattgacccaaagggtttgacactcgaattacgaactcagtagactcaacaggtagagtcttactggatgctaaggtttcacatac comes from the Gossypium hirsutum isolate 1008001.06 chromosome A06, Gossypium_hirsutum_v2.1, whole genome shotgun sequence genome and includes:
- the LOC107948571 gene encoding protein DMP4, translated to MEIKVEEEEESHREHGEEKQPLLQHLSPLSQTENKTLIQTAISQTCQSTAHLANLLPTGTVLAFQLLSPIFTNQGNCDSTCRSMKATLLLLCGLSCLLSSFTDSFRDKDGNVCYGFATLNGLWVIDGSVSVPPEFAAKYRLRSIDFMHAFMSMLVFAAVALFDQNVVTCFYPTPSARVQEILTALPVGIGVCCSMLFVVFPTTRHGIGFPLSAN